TCTCCTGGTTGTCAGTTGGAAGTTCACCTCAGGCACAAGAACCCAGGCTGTCCGGTGGATCCTCGCACCTCGCGTCAGCCCCCTTCAGGAGGTCAGAAAACCACAACCAAgacagagactggaggagatcCTTCTAACCCCCCTCCACTcaaccccgccccccgccccccgcccccctcaggGAGCACAAGCTCTTCAGCAGACCGCTCACTGAGCAGGAAACATTAAGTGGCGTCGACCAGGAAAGGTGGCTTTCATCGTCAGTCTGCGTTGTCGAGCGCTTCGGAGGCGTGAGAGGTCGGATACTTCAGCCGGAACCCCCCtgagaaacggagagagagagaggcagacagagagggagagaaatggagattGGTAAAGGAGGGGAAAGAAGACAGAAAGGCGTCAGTGGCACACGTTCAGACAACAAGAACCTTGTGATTAGATCCAACAACAAACGGAGGGACAGAGAAACGGAGAAAGGAAAAGAACACGTGACCAaaatggagagaaggatggaactgaggaggaggtgggggggggggggggggtgagagaatgAGGAACGAGGACGAGGAGAaatgatacaaaaaaaaaaaaaactcaaaagaTAGGGGGGATCCACGGAGATAGCTGACAGAAGTCCCAACCTGAACCtagctcctctcctctgtcctgtctgcaCTGTGTTTTAACTGCTGCTGAGCTTGCCCTGccgagagagtggagagggagggggccccccccgggcagggagacaggagagacgcacacacacacacacccaacacacacacagccacacacacacacacccataccagCGTACAGCCCTTCAGTGTAATGTCAAGGACTGaagctgccccccccaccctcaaaaAAAAATAGTCTGGTCTGGTtcgagaggggtggaggaagtcGCTCGGCTCGTTCTAAGGGCGGCGAGggagcgagaaagaaagagagcgcgCGTGCGTGCGGGCAGGCGGAGGAGAGCTTGGAGACgggccccgggggggggggggggggggggggggggaggggtcccgACGAGGAGCCGTGACCCTTGACCTCTACTTGGAGAGACGCAGCAGGGGCCTGGCTAGCGGGAGGGGCCGTCCGTAGAAGGCGTGGActgccccgcctcctcctccccggtcgccccccttccccctgaaGCCGACCCCGCCAGCGCTGGAGGTAGCATTACCTTGCTGGGAGGAGTCTATGGAGGGCTGCTTGCAGTCCTGGGCGTAGTGCCCACTGACCCCACAGTTGTAGCAGGACACGTTGCCGTTCTTCTTGTTGACGCCGGCCCCACCCAGGCCCCCCACCGCCTGGCCGCCCACCAggcccagggtggaggggtacACGTGCTGGTAGAACCTCTGGCTGAACGGCGCCATCTGCTGGAGGCTGTACCCGGCCGCCTGGCCGCCCAGCACGTGGTCCGAGTGGCCGTGCGTGTGCATCAGCGCGCCGGCGGGGGGGGTAGGGCGGGGGCGGGGCGCTGGGCggggggaagaaggggagcTGGGCGGCGCCGTTGGTCTGGGCGGCCGTGGTGAGGTAGCTGTTGCTGCACAGCGACGTCAGCTGGAAGAGGGGCGGCACGCCGAACATCTGCCGGGGCGCCATCTGCGGCGGGAAGAAGAAGGAGGCGTGGCCGGCGGTGTTCCCCGCGGCGCTGCCGCCGCCGCAGTTGCCCCGGCAACCGCAGCTCCCGCAGCCCATCGGCGGCTGCGGCTGGGGAGGAGTGGCCTGCGCTTGCGGCGCTTGcgggccctgctgctgctgctgctgggacaCGACGGCGCTGTGGGCGTTGCTGCCGCCGCCGGCGCTTCCGCAGGTGGTGCTGTTGATGTAGGAGGTGGAGTCGCTCTGCGCCGTGCTATgggtcagggctgggctggggctgggggcgggcccgggggtgtgggtggggacGGAAGGGGGGACCGCCGACTGCAACGTCTGTAGCTGTCCAGGAGAGGGCGCCAGTCCCACCCCCGCCGctcccagggaggggagggcagaggcGGGGATGTGGGGGAGGGTGTAGGGGGAAGGCAGGCCGGAGGGCAGGGCCAGGCCTGGGTGTTTGGCGTGGCCTGGGTCCACCAGGGtgactgaggaggagggaagggctgGGCTAAGAGGGCCGGCGTCCGGGCTGGGGTAGGCAGGCTGGAGAGGTGAGCCGTACGCCTGGCCAGGAGCGATCACGCTGATCGCCCCCACGGGAGGCTGGTGGGAGGCCACGGCTGACATCCCCTCTGAGCCGGTCAGGGGGGCTGCCGTCTTAGCCCTCTGGACCAGGGCCTGCAGGCCAGGGCTGCCGGGCCCGTGCAGGCCCAGGGAGGGTGCACCGAATGCGGGGAGCCCGGCCGGCGACACTCTCTTCTCTGGGTCCCCTGGAAGTGGCATCGCGGAAGGCACCAGGGCCACGGGGATCATCAGGGCCCCACCCGAGGCCTTGGCGTCCgggggaggggctgcagggtgtGGCGCCTCGGGGTGCACAGCCCCGTTGGGCAGCATGTAGGGCATGGGGTgcatgaaggagagaggggggaactgGGGGCTGGGGTCCCGAGCGAGGGCTTCCAGGCCGGGCTTGGTGCAGCCGGAGGACAGGGGGTGCGTGGAGGCCCCGGAGCCGACGATCGCCTCCTGCTGGCGGGGGAAGAAGGAGCCGTCTGGGCCTCCTTTACTGGAGTCATCAGAGTGGCTGTCAgtgtctgagggagagagggagagagggagagagggagagggagagggagagggagagagagagagagagagggagagagggaaagagggagagagagatgaggtcaATAGGGCTGGGATGTCACTTTCAAGTCTGTGGTGTGTTTCGTGTGAGTGTTTCAGCGAGTACACGCCGAGGCGAACGCTACCCATGTGGCATTGTTCCCACCCTCCGCTGCGTTCTTTACTTCAACGTGCACGTCGGAAAGCTACGTCCGCCAGGAGGCAGGTCAGTGACAAAAAACGATTCGCCGACGTCCGATAGTGTGTGCGACGGCAGTAACCGTGGGGACAGAGCAGGGCTATGGGATGCGTGAGTGTGCGTCGGCGTGCGGGCGCTCTCCGCGCTACCTTTGTTCTTTTCGTCCTCGCTGTCCAGGCTCTCCCGTCCGTCacgcagggggctggagggagagctgTAGCTCTCGGACGACATCGACCCGTACGGATCCTGTCCAGACCCCACACCtccgtctacacacacacacacacacacacacacacacacacacaatgttaccTCGTTGAACATGTGAACCCAGTAGCCATCTTCATAGTTCAGGAATTGACGAGCTCCAGTTATGACACAGCCCCAAACCTAATCAAGACTGCCCTCTAGTGCTTCAAACCGCTCACTACAGGGTCAATGACCAAAGACTCCATTTGCTTCGAGTCTCACGAGCAAACCTTTGGCAGACGCGCCCGTGCTCCGACTCACCTCGGCTCTCTCGCCCTCGTCGTGGCAACGGCAACGCCATGCCCCCGTTGGTCAGACAGGCGGGTCTGCCTTCCTTCTCCCTGaaagacgacacacacacacacatccagttgcCACGGCCGCTCATGGAACATCCG
This genomic stretch from Hypomesus transpacificus isolate Combined female chromosome 8, fHypTra1, whole genome shotgun sequence harbors:
- the zcchc2 gene encoding LOW QUALITY PROTEIN: zinc finger CCHC domain-containing protein 2 (The sequence of the model RefSeq protein was modified relative to this genomic sequence to represent the inferred CDS: deleted 1 base in 1 codon) produces the protein MLKMKLPMRTAGEGGDDTAEDELEQPDLHIPRSVSPSVPDRFEDSPRLGIHPSQLDKETVFEWFGLHLNSAKRVEFMCGLLHMCQPLELRFLGSCLEDLARKDYHVLRDFENRANTPNDLGILSDAIDPVVRSKLLVCLSLLGSDSRECAGILFRILSHVDPASFYKNYGYSSFRDPHHNLVHPPCPDGNIYGRSEQNRMEAATGPLEQLALLFTMASLHPAFPFHQRETIRMQLDKIEHAMEEDRKQNQHRINAQLQVTHKPEYLPPGMVEGSPGEPRHSGQNPPSRRAQRETVHIERIVLKGISGKNSCKIDREYNFEVTWSNSSSTKVTKTHLELENFLLKLPKEQSAEWFEKSLLCLLSHADVHETREVERTLREKLLSAPQSFRQTRKVCSFFRFDSNLLCSKCSHIVLGKAYKEDCSEVSSQEEDFEPYLQGQRKKLGSKSPSLGAKGPQGESRRAGHGAELNGQPEWRRRSCSLKASQEHGDLGTEQDGERRNCKNRPRPQAPDREKEGRPACLTNGGMALPLPRRGRESRDGGVGSGQDPYGSMSSESYSSPSSPLRDGRESLDSEDEKNKDTDSHSDDSSKGGPDGSFFPRQQEAIVGSGASTHPLSSGCTKPGLEALARDPSPQFPPLSFMHPMPYMLPNGAVHPEAPHPAAPPPDAKASGGALMIPVALVPSAMPLPGDPEKRVSPAGLPAFGAPSLGLHGPGSPGLQALVQRAKTAAPLTGSEGMSAVASHQPPVGAISVIAPGQAYGSPLQPAYPSPDAGPLSPALPSSSVTLVDPGHAKHPGLALPSGLPSPYTLPHIPASALPSLGAAGVGLAPSPGQLQTLQSAVPPSVPTHTPGPAPSPSPALTHSTAQSDSTSYINSTTCGSAGGGSNAHSAVVSQQQQQQGPQAPQAQATPPQPQPPMGCGSCGCRGNCGGGSAAGNTAGHASFFFPPQMAPRQMFGVPPLFQLTSLCSNSYLTTAAQTNGAAQLPFFPPPSAPPPPYPPRRRAMHTHGHSDHVLGGQAAGYSLQQMAPFSQRFYQHVYPSTLGLVGGQAVGGLGGAGVNKKNGNVSCYNCGVSGHYAQDCKQPSIDSSQQGGFRLKYPTSHASEALDNAD